A section of the Bradyrhizobium oligotrophicum S58 genome encodes:
- a CDS encoding adenylate kinase — translation MRLILLGPPGSGKGTQAQRLVQRHGIVQLSTGDMLRAAVAAQTPIGLKAKDIMAAGGLVPDEVVVGIIADRIEQPDAHNGFILDGFPRTVPQAEALDALLKQKQMKLDAVIELRVNEGVLLERVERRAAETRARGEAVRADDTPEVLTKRLASYRDQTEPLIHYYSDHRMLATVDGMMPIEEVTEEIGRILAAVGKGGASRSAKKAAAAKRSANAPAKSANKAAKKAAKAAAPGKKAGKAAKKATKTVTKAAKTAPKKASKAAGKAPKAVGRASKAGGRVAKAAAKAAKGTRKTSAKSAKKRATR, via the coding sequence ATGAGACTCATTCTTCTGGGACCGCCCGGTTCGGGCAAGGGGACGCAGGCACAGCGTCTGGTGCAGCGTCACGGCATCGTTCAGCTGTCGACGGGTGACATGCTGCGCGCCGCGGTGGCCGCGCAGACGCCGATCGGACTGAAGGCCAAGGACATCATGGCTGCCGGCGGCTTGGTGCCTGACGAGGTCGTGGTCGGCATCATCGCCGACCGGATCGAGCAGCCGGATGCGCATAACGGTTTCATCCTGGATGGCTTCCCGCGCACCGTGCCGCAGGCCGAGGCGTTGGACGCGCTGCTGAAGCAGAAGCAGATGAAGCTCGACGCGGTCATCGAGCTCCGGGTCAACGAGGGCGTGCTGCTGGAGCGCGTCGAGCGCCGGGCGGCCGAGACGCGGGCCCGCGGCGAGGCGGTGCGGGCGGATGACACCCCTGAAGTCCTCACCAAGCGCCTGGCGAGCTACCGCGACCAGACCGAGCCCCTGATCCACTATTATTCCGACCACCGGATGCTCGCGACTGTCGACGGCATGATGCCGATCGAGGAGGTCACCGAGGAGATCGGCCGGATCCTGGCTGCCGTCGGGAAGGGTGGCGCGAGTCGCTCGGCCAAGAAGGCGGCGGCTGCCAAGCGCAGCGCCAATGCGCCGGCCAAATCCGCCAATAAAGCTGCCAAAAAGGCCGCCAAGGCGGCTGCGCCGGGCAAGAAGGCCGGAAAAGCCGCCAAGAAGGCGACCAAGACCGTGACCAAGGCTGCCAAGACGGCGCCGAAAAAGGCCTCCAAAGCCGCCGGCAAGGCCCCCAAGGCCGTCGGCAGGGCCTCAAAGGCCGGTGGCAGGGTTGCGAAGGCCGCCGCCAAAGCGGCCAAGGGAACCCGGAAAACCTCTGCAAAATCTGCAAAAAAGCGTGCGACAAGGTGA
- the secY gene encoding preprotein translocase subunit SecY produces the protein MASAAEQLAANLNFGALAKADELKKRIWFTLGALLVYRLGTYIPLPGIDPNIWEQVFRTQAGGILGMFNMFAGGGIHRMAIFALNIMPYISASIIIQLLTTVSPQLEALKKEGESGRKMLNQYTRYLTVILAAVQSYGIAVGLEGAGNVVADPGLFFRLSTAITLTGGTMFLMWLGEQITSRGIGNGISLIILSGIVAELPSALANMLELGRQGALSTGLILVVIVMAVAVIAFIVFMERAQRRLLIQYPKRQVGNKMFEGQSSHLPLKLNTSGVIPPIFASSLLLLPTTVANFNAGKGPEWFQWITTQLGHGRPLFLVLYLALILFFAFFYTAIVFNPTETADNLKKHGGFIPGIRPGERTAEYIDYVLSRITVLGAIYLAIVCLIPEILISYASVPFYFGGTSLLIVVSVTMDTVAQVQGYLLAHQYEGLIRKSKLRGRRR, from the coding sequence ATGGCCTCAGCAGCGGAACAACTTGCGGCAAACCTCAATTTCGGCGCGCTTGCGAAGGCCGACGAGCTGAAGAAGCGCATCTGGTTCACCCTCGGTGCGCTGCTGGTCTACCGCCTCGGCACCTACATCCCGCTGCCGGGCATCGATCCCAACATCTGGGAGCAGGTGTTCCGCACCCAGGCCGGGGGCATCCTCGGCATGTTCAACATGTTCGCCGGCGGCGGCATCCACCGCATGGCGATCTTCGCGCTGAACATCATGCCGTACATCTCGGCATCGATCATCATTCAGCTGCTGACCACCGTCTCGCCCCAGCTCGAAGCCTTGAAGAAGGAAGGCGAGTCGGGCCGCAAGATGCTGAACCAGTACACCCGCTATCTCACCGTCATTCTCGCTGCGGTGCAGTCCTACGGCATCGCCGTCGGCCTGGAAGGCGCGGGCAACGTCGTCGCCGATCCCGGCCTGTTCTTCCGCCTGTCGACCGCGATCACGCTGACCGGCGGCACCATGTTCCTGATGTGGCTGGGCGAGCAGATCACCTCGCGCGGCATCGGCAACGGCATCTCGCTGATCATCCTGTCCGGCATCGTGGCGGAGCTGCCCTCGGCGCTCGCCAACATGCTCGAGCTCGGACGTCAGGGCGCGCTCTCGACCGGCCTGATCCTGGTCGTCATCGTGATGGCGGTCGCCGTGATCGCGTTCATCGTGTTCATGGAGCGCGCACAGCGCCGGCTTCTGATCCAGTATCCGAAGCGCCAGGTCGGCAACAAGATGTTCGAGGGCCAGTCCTCGCATCTGCCGCTCAAGCTCAACACCTCGGGCGTCATCCCGCCGATCTTCGCCTCGTCGCTGCTGCTGCTGCCGACCACGGTTGCCAATTTCAACGCCGGCAAGGGCCCGGAGTGGTTCCAGTGGATCACGACCCAGCTCGGCCACGGCCGGCCGCTGTTCCTGGTGCTCTATCTGGCGCTGATCCTGTTCTTCGCCTTCTTCTACACCGCGATCGTGTTCAACCCGACCGAGACGGCGGATAACCTGAAGAAGCATGGCGGCTTCATTCCGGGCATCCGGCCGGGCGAGCGGACCGCGGAATATATCGATTACGTGCTGTCGCGGATCACCGTCCTCGGCGCCATCTATCTGGCGATCGTGTGTCTGATCCCGGAAATTCTGATTTCCTACGCTTCCGTCCCGTTCTACTTTGGTGGCACTTCGCTTCTGATCGTCGTCAGCGTAACGATGGATACCGTTGCGCAGGTTCAGGGTTATCTGCTGGCCCATCAGTATGAAGGGCTGATCAGGAAGTCGAAGTTGCGGGGGCGCCGCCGCTGA
- the rplO gene encoding 50S ribosomal protein L15 encodes MKLSDIADNAGARKKRMRVGRGIGSGKGKTSGRGGKGQTARSGVRIKGFEGGQMPMHRRLPKRGFNNIFALDFVEINLDRIQQAIDAKKLDAGSVINAEALVKSGALRRSKDGVRLLGRGELKAKINIEVYGASKSAIAAVEKAGGTVKILAPAKDEGEAA; translated from the coding sequence ATGAAGCTCAGCGATATCGCCGACAACGCCGGCGCGCGCAAGAAGCGCATGCGCGTCGGCCGCGGCATCGGCTCCGGCAAGGGCAAGACCTCGGGCCGTGGCGGCAAGGGCCAGACCGCGCGCTCCGGCGTGCGCATCAAGGGCTTCGAAGGCGGTCAGATGCCGATGCATCGCCGTCTGCCGAAGCGCGGCTTCAACAACATCTTCGCGCTGGATTTCGTCGAGATCAATCTCGACCGGATCCAGCAGGCGATCGATGCCAAGAAGCTCGACGCCGGCAGCGTGATCAACGCCGAAGCCCTGGTGAAGTCGGGCGCGTTGCGCCGGTCCAAGGACGGCGTGCGTCTGCTCGGTCGTGGCGAGCTCAAGGCCAAGATCAACATCGAGGTGTACGGCGCCTCGAAGTCGGCGATCGCGGCGGTCGAGAAGGCCGGCGGCACCGTCAAGATCCTGGCGCCTGCCAAGGACGAAGGCGAAGCGGCGTAA
- the rpmD gene encoding 50S ribosomal protein L30 produces MASAKTIKIEQIGSPIRRHHSQRETLIGLKLNKIGRVTELPDTPAVRGMITKVHHLVRIVDEK; encoded by the coding sequence ATGGCTAGCGCCAAGACGATCAAGATCGAGCAGATCGGCAGCCCGATCCGCCGGCATCACTCGCAGCGCGAGACGCTGATCGGGTTGAAGCTCAACAAGATCGGCCGGGTGACCGAGTTGCCGGATACGCCGGCGGTCCGCGGCATGATCACCAAGGTTCATCATCTCGTCCGCATCGTCGACGAGAAGTAA
- the rpsE gene encoding 30S ribosomal protein S5 — protein sequence MAGERERGGRDRKEREERDSEFVDKLVHINRVAKVVKGGKRFGFAALVVIGDQKGRVGFGHGKAREVPEAIRKATDSAKRNLTRVALREGRTLHHDIFGRHGAGRVYLRAAPAGTGIIAGGPMRAVFETLGIQDVVAKSIGSSNPYNMVRATFNALKHQDSPRSVAARRNIKVSTLQARRVGGDAEAAAD from the coding sequence ATGGCAGGTGAACGGGAACGAGGCGGTCGCGATCGCAAGGAGCGCGAGGAGCGCGACAGCGAGTTCGTCGACAAGCTCGTCCACATCAACCGAGTCGCGAAGGTCGTGAAGGGCGGTAAGCGCTTCGGCTTTGCGGCGCTCGTCGTGATCGGCGATCAGAAGGGCCGGGTCGGTTTCGGCCACGGCAAGGCACGCGAAGTGCCGGAGGCGATCCGCAAGGCGACCGATTCCGCCAAGCGCAATTTGACCCGCGTCGCGCTGCGCGAGGGCCGGACCCTGCATCACGACATCTTCGGTCGTCATGGTGCGGGCCGCGTCTATCTGCGTGCGGCTCCGGCCGGTACCGGCATCATCGCCGGCGGTCCGATGCGCGCCGTGTTCGAGACGCTGGGCATCCAGGACGTGGTGGCGAAGTCGATCGGCTCGTCCAACCCGTACAACATGGTGCGCGCGACCTTCAACGCGCTGAAGCACCAGGACAGCCCGCGCTCGGTTGCTGCGCGCCGTAACATCAAGGTGTCGACTCTGCAGGCCCGCCGCGTCGGTGGCGATGCCGAGGCAGCTGCCGACTAA
- the rplR gene encoding 50S ribosomal protein L18: MSRAKVTNARRKQRVRLSLRRSAGGRPRLSVFRSSKHIYAQVIDDQKGETLASASSMEKEMRSAGNTGADIDAAKAVGKLLAERAVKAGIKEVVFDRGGYLYHGRVKALADAARESGLSF, translated from the coding sequence ATGTCGAGAGCCAAGGTTACGAATGCCCGGCGCAAGCAGCGTGTGAGGCTGTCGCTGCGCCGCTCCGCCGGCGGCCGTCCGCGTCTGTCGGTGTTCCGCTCGTCGAAGCACATCTACGCTCAGGTCATCGACGATCAGAAGGGCGAGACGCTCGCCTCTGCGTCGTCGATGGAGAAGGAGATGCGCTCGGCCGGCAACACCGGTGCCGACATCGACGCGGCGAAGGCGGTGGGCAAGCTGCTCGCCGAGCGCGCGGTGAAGGCCGGGATCAAGGAAGTCGTGTTCGATCGCGGCGGCTATCTCTATCACGGGCGCGTCAAGGCCCTGGCCGACGCGGCGCGCGAGAGCGGGCTGAGCTTCTAA
- the rplF gene encoding 50S ribosomal protein L6: protein MSRIGKKPVAVPSGVTASVDGQTVKMKGPKGQLQFIVHDDVDVKFESGQVKVAPRSETKRARSLYGTARAQIANLVEGVTKGFEKKLEITGVGYRAAMQGKNLQLALGYSHDVVYQIPEGITIAVPKPTEITVTGIDSQRVGQVAAEIRAYRPPEPYKGKGVKYAGEFIFRKEGKKK, encoded by the coding sequence ATGTCACGTATTGGCAAGAAGCCTGTGGCGGTGCCGTCCGGAGTGACGGCCTCCGTCGACGGACAGACCGTCAAGATGAAGGGGCCGAAGGGCCAGCTTCAGTTCATCGTCCATGACGACGTGGACGTGAAGTTCGAGAGCGGCCAGGTCAAGGTTGCTCCGCGTTCCGAGACCAAGCGCGCCCGGTCGCTGTACGGTACCGCTCGCGCCCAGATCGCGAATCTGGTCGAAGGCGTGACCAAGGGCTTCGAGAAGAAGCTCGAGATCACCGGCGTCGGCTACCGCGCCGCGATGCAGGGCAAAAACCTGCAGCTCGCGCTCGGCTACAGCCACGACGTCGTCTACCAGATCCCGGAGGGCATCACGATCGCGGTGCCGAAGCCGACCGAGATCACGGTCACGGGCATCGACTCGCAGCGCGTCGGCCAGGTGGCCGCTGAAATCCGCGCCTACCGGCCGCCGGAGCCCTATAAGGGCAAGGGCGTGAAGTACGCGGGCGAATTTATCTTCCGCAAGGAAGGCAAGAAGAAGTAA
- the rpsH gene encoding 30S ribosomal protein S8: protein MSTHDPISDLITRIRNAQMRSKSKVSTPGSKMRASVLEVLKSEGYIRGYATVEHPSGRSELEIELKYFDGEPVIREIERVSKPGRRVYTSVKNLPRVNNGLGISVLSTPKGIMADHSARDANVGGEVLFTVF from the coding sequence ATGTCAACGCACGATCCCATCAGCGATCTGATCACCCGTATCCGCAACGCGCAGATGCGCTCGAAGTCGAAGGTCTCGACTCCCGGCTCAAAGATGCGCGCCAGCGTACTCGAGGTGCTGAAGTCCGAAGGCTACATCCGCGGCTATGCCACGGTGGAGCATCCCTCGGGCCGCAGCGAGCTCGAGATCGAGCTGAAATATTTCGACGGCGAGCCCGTGATCCGCGAGATCGAGCGCGTCTCCAAGCCTGGCCGGCGCGTCTACACCTCGGTGAAGAACCTGCCGCGCGTGAACAACGGGCTCGGAATTTCTGTTTTGTCGACACCGAAGGGAATCATGGCCGACCATAGCGCGCGTGACGCGAATGTCGGCGGTGAAGTTCTCTTCACGGTGTTCTAA
- the rpsN gene encoding 30S ribosomal protein S14, with amino-acid sequence MAKKSSIEKNNRRKRMSKNAAPKRARLKAIIADKTKPMEERFAATLKLAEMPRNSSATRIRNRCELTGRPRSNYRKNKLSRIALRELGSKGLVPGLVKSSW; translated from the coding sequence ATGGCAAAGAAGAGTTCAATCGAGAAGAACAACCGGCGCAAGCGGATGTCGAAGAACGCCGCTCCGAAGCGCGCCCGGTTGAAGGCGATCATCGCCGACAAGACCAAGCCGATGGAGGAGCGTTTCGCCGCGACCCTCAAGCTGGCTGAAATGCCGCGCAACTCGTCGGCGACCCGCATCCGCAACCGTTGCGAGCTGACGGGCCGGCCGCGGTCGAACTATCGCAAGAACAAGCTGAGCCGCATCGCGCTGCGCGAGCTGGGCTCGAAGGGCCTGGTTCCGGGCCTCGTGAAGTCGAGCTGGTAA
- the rplE gene encoding 50S ribosomal protein L5: MAETAYTPRLRTEYDREIKSQLTEKFGYANVMQVPRLDKVVLNMGIGEAVNDRKKAETAAADLSLIAGQKAVVTYSRVAIATFKLRENQPIGCKVTLRKTKMYEFIDRLINVALPRVRDFRGLNPKSFDGRGNYSLGIKEHIIFPEIDFDKAGESWGMDITVCTTAATDDEARALLTAFNFPFRQ; this comes from the coding sequence ATGGCTGAGACTGCTTACACCCCGCGCCTGCGCACGGAATATGATCGCGAGATCAAGAGCCAGCTGACCGAGAAGTTCGGCTACGCCAACGTCATGCAGGTGCCGCGGCTCGACAAGGTCGTGCTCAACATGGGCATCGGCGAGGCCGTCAACGACCGCAAGAAGGCGGAGACGGCGGCTGCAGACCTGTCGCTGATCGCCGGCCAGAAGGCGGTCGTGACCTATTCGCGCGTCGCCATCGCGACCTTCAAGCTGCGTGAGAACCAGCCGATCGGCTGCAAGGTCACCTTGCGCAAGACCAAGATGTACGAGTTCATCGACCGGCTGATCAACGTCGCGCTGCCGCGCGTCCGCGACTTCCGCGGCCTGAACCCGAAGAGCTTCGACGGCCGCGGCAACTACTCGCTCGGCATCAAGGAGCACATCATTTTCCCCGAGATCGATTTCGACAAGGCCGGGGAGAGCTGGGGCATGGACATCACGGTGTGCACCACCGCGGCGACCGACGACGAGGCCCGCGCCCTGCTGACCGCATTCAATTTCCCGTTCCGGCAGTGA
- the rplX gene encoding 50S ribosomal protein L24, with amino-acid sequence MAAKIRKGDKVIVLTGRDKGRTGEVFEVRPDEGKALVRGINLVKRHQKQTQNQEGGIISKEAPIDLSNVAYVGKDGKPTRVGFKIQADGKKVRVAKSSGVEIDG; translated from the coding sequence ATGGCTGCCAAGATCCGCAAGGGCGACAAGGTGATCGTCCTGACCGGTCGCGACAAGGGTCGCACCGGCGAGGTGTTCGAAGTACGTCCCGACGAGGGGAAGGCCCTGGTGCGCGGCATCAACCTGGTGAAGCGTCACCAGAAGCAGACGCAGAACCAGGAAGGCGGCATCATCTCGAAAGAGGCGCCGATCGACCTGTCGAACGTCGCGTATGTCGGCAAGGACGGCAAGCCGACGCGCGTTGGATTCAAGATTCAGGCGGACGGCAAGAAGGTCCGCGTTGCCAAGAGCTCGGGAGTTGAGATCGATGGCTGA
- the rplN gene encoding 50S ribosomal protein L14 — MIQMQTNLDVADNSGARRVMCIKVLGGSKRRYATVGDIIVVSIKEAIPRGKVKKGDVMKAVVVRVRKDIRRADGSVIRFDRNAAVLINNQSEPVGTRIFGPVPRELRAKNHMKIISLAPEVL; from the coding sequence ATGATTCAGATGCAGACCAACCTCGACGTGGCCGATAATTCAGGCGCACGCCGTGTCATGTGTATCAAGGTGCTCGGCGGTTCGAAGCGCCGCTATGCCACCGTCGGCGACATCATCGTGGTGTCGATCAAGGAAGCCATTCCGCGTGGCAAGGTGAAGAAGGGCGACGTCATGAAGGCCGTCGTGGTGCGCGTCCGCAAGGACATCCGCCGCGCCGACGGCTCGGTGATCCGCTTCGACCGCAACGCGGCCGTTCTGATCAACAACCAGTCGGAGCCGGTCGGCACCCGTATCTTCGGGCCGGTGCCGCGCGAGCTGCGCGCCAAGAACCACATGAAGATCATTTCGCTTGCGCCGGAGGTGCTGTGA
- the rpsQ gene encoding 30S ribosomal protein S17, with the protein MPKRTLQGVVVSDKQAKTIVVRVDRRFTHPIYKKTIRRSKNYHAHDENNEFKPGDMVWIEESKPISKLKRWTVIRGEHKKTA; encoded by the coding sequence ATGCCGAAACGGACCCTTCAGGGCGTCGTCGTCAGCGACAAGCAGGCCAAGACGATCGTGGTGCGCGTCGACCGGCGCTTCACCCATCCGATCTACAAGAAGACCATCCGCCGCTCGAAGAACTACCACGCGCACGACGAGAACAACGAGTTCAAGCCGGGCGACATGGTGTGGATCGAGGAGAGCAAGCCGATCTCGAAGCTCAAGCGCTGGACCGTGATCCGGGGCGAGCACAAGAAAACCGCCTGA
- the rpmC gene encoding 50S ribosomal protein L29, whose amino-acid sequence MAEMKIADIRAMSPDQMDDAIVNLKKERFNLRFQRATGQLENTSRLREARRDIARIKTIAAQQRAKTK is encoded by the coding sequence ATGGCCGAGATGAAGATTGCCGACATTCGCGCGATGAGCCCCGACCAGATGGACGATGCGATCGTCAATCTGAAGAAGGAGCGCTTCAACCTGCGTTTTCAGCGCGCCACCGGGCAGCTGGAGAACACCTCGCGGCTGCGTGAGGCGCGCCGCGACATCGCCCGTATCAAGACCATCGCCGCGCAGCAGCGCGCCAAGACGAAGTAA
- the rplP gene encoding 50S ribosomal protein L16 produces MMQPKKTKFRKAHKGRIHGVASSGATLAFGQFGLKAMEPDRVTARQIEAARRALTRHMKRAGRVWIRVFPDLPVSKKPAEVRMGSGKGSPELWVARVKPGRVMFEIDGVTNQIAREALLLAAAKLPIKTRFVERIAE; encoded by the coding sequence ATGATGCAACCAAAGAAGACCAAGTTCCGAAAGGCGCATAAGGGCCGTATCCACGGCGTGGCGTCCTCGGGTGCAACGCTGGCCTTCGGCCAGTTCGGGCTGAAGGCGATGGAGCCGGATCGGGTCACCGCACGCCAGATCGAGGCGGCCCGTCGTGCCCTGACCCGTCACATGAAGCGCGCCGGCCGCGTCTGGATCCGGGTGTTCCCGGATCTTCCGGTGTCGAAGAAGCCGGCCGAAGTCCGCATGGGCTCCGGCAAGGGTTCGCCTGAATTGTGGGTGGCTCGCGTCAAGCCGGGCCGGGTGATGTTCGAGATCGACGGCGTGACCAACCAGATCGCGCGCGAGGCGCTGCTGCTGGCGGCCGCCAAGCTGCCGATCAAGACGCGCTTCGTCGAGCGCATTGCGGAGTAA
- the rpsC gene encoding 30S ribosomal protein S3, producing MGQKINPIGLRLGINRTWDSRWFAGKAEYGKLLHEDVKIREILHKELKQAAVARIVIERPHKKCRVTIHSARPGVVIGKKGADIDKLRKRVADITSSDVVINIVEIRKPELDATLVAESIAQQLERRVAFRRAMKRAVQSAMRLGAEGIRINCSGRLGGAEIARMEWYREGRVPLHTLRADIDYGVATAFTTFGTCGVKVWIFKGEILEHDPMAQDKRMAEGDTGGGGGDRGGRSRRDAA from the coding sequence ATGGGTCAAAAGATCAATCCGATCGGTCTGCGTCTCGGCATCAACCGGACCTGGGATTCGCGCTGGTTCGCCGGCAAGGCCGAGTACGGCAAGCTGCTGCATGAAGACGTCAAGATCCGTGAGATCCTGCACAAGGAGCTCAAGCAGGCGGCCGTCGCCCGCATCGTGATCGAGCGTCCGCACAAGAAGTGCCGCGTCACGATCCACTCGGCGCGTCCGGGCGTCGTGATCGGCAAGAAGGGCGCCGACATCGACAAGCTGCGCAAGCGCGTCGCCGATATTACCTCGTCGGACGTCGTCATCAACATCGTCGAGATCCGCAAGCCCGAGCTGGACGCGACCCTGGTCGCCGAGTCGATCGCGCAGCAGCTCGAGCGCCGCGTCGCGTTCCGCCGCGCCATGAAGCGCGCCGTGCAGTCGGCGATGCGTCTCGGCGCCGAGGGCATCCGCATCAACTGCTCGGGTCGTCTGGGCGGCGCGGAAATCGCGCGCATGGAATGGTACCGCGAGGGCCGGGTGCCGCTGCACACGCTGCGCGCCGACATCGACTACGGTGTGGCCACCGCGTTCACGACCTTCGGCACCTGCGGCGTGAAGGTCTGGATCTTCAAGGGCGAGATCCTCGAGCACGATCCGATGGCGCAGGACAAGCGGATGGCCGAGGGCGACACCGGTGGTGGTGGCGGCGACCGTGGCGGCCGTTCGCGCCGCGATGCGGCCTGA
- the rplV gene encoding 50S ribosomal protein L22, with the protein MSKPKRERSLPDNEAKAVARMLRVSPQKLNLVAQMIRGRKASAALADLQFSRKRIAVDVKKCLESAIANAENNHELEVDDLVVTQAFVGKGIVMKRFSPRGRGRSGRVFKPFSQLTIIVRQVEASA; encoded by the coding sequence ATGAGCAAACCAAAGCGCGAACGGAGCCTCCCGGACAACGAGGCCAAGGCTGTGGCCCGGATGCTTCGGGTGAGCCCGCAGAAGCTGAACCTGGTGGCGCAGATGATCCGCGGCCGCAAGGCGTCGGCAGCCCTCGCCGACCTGCAGTTTTCGCGCAAGCGGATTGCGGTCGACGTCAAGAAGTGCCTGGAATCGGCGATCGCCAATGCCGAGAACAACCACGAGCTCGAGGTCGACGATCTCGTCGTCACGCAGGCTTTCGTCGGCAAGGGAATCGTGATGAAGCGTTTCTCGCCGCGCGGCCGTGGCCGTTCGGGCCGAGTTTTCAAACCGTTTTCGCAGCTGACGATCATTGTTCGTCAGGTCGAGGCGAGCGCTTAA
- the rpsS gene encoding 30S ribosomal protein S19, translating to MVRSVWKGPFVEASLLKKADAARASGRHDVIKIWSRRSTILPQFVGLTFGVYNGQKHVPVAINEEMVGHKFGEFSPTRTFHGHSGDKKAKKA from the coding sequence ATGGTTCGTTCAGTCTGGAAAGGCCCGTTCGTCGAGGCGTCGCTGCTCAAGAAGGCAGATGCTGCGCGTGCGTCCGGCCGTCATGACGTCATCAAGATCTGGAGCCGCCGCTCGACGATCCTGCCGCAGTTCGTCGGCCTGACGTTCGGCGTCTACAACGGCCAGAAGCACGTGCCGGTGGCGATCAACGAAGAGATGGTCGGCCACAAGTTCGGCGAGTTCTCGCCGACCCGTACCTTCCACGGCCATTCGGGCGATAAGAAAGCCAAGAAGGCTTGA
- the rplB gene encoding 50S ribosomal protein L2, with amino-acid sequence MALKTFNPTTPGQRQLVMVDRSALYKGKPVKALTEGKQSSGGRNNTGRITVRFLGGGHKQSYRTVDFKRDKVDVPATVERLEYDPNRTAFIALVKYQDGELAYILAPQRLAVGDTIVAGNYVDVKPGNVMPLGNMPVGTIVHNIEVKIGKGGQLARSAGTYAQLVGRDHDYVIVRLNSGEQRLVHGRCRGTIGAVSNPDHMNTSIGKAGRKRWMGRRPHNRGVAMNPIDHPHGGGEGRTSGGRHPVTPWGKPTKGKKTRTNKSTDKFILLSRHKRKK; translated from the coding sequence ATGGCATTGAAGACATTCAACCCCACGACGCCGGGCCAGCGCCAGCTGGTGATGGTCGATCGTTCGGCCCTCTACAAGGGCAAGCCTGTGAAGGCGCTGACGGAAGGCAAGCAGTCGAGCGGCGGCCGTAACAACACCGGCCGCATCACGGTTCGCTTCCTCGGCGGCGGTCACAAGCAGTCGTATCGCACGGTCGACTTCAAGCGCGACAAGGTCGACGTTCCGGCCACCGTAGAGCGGCTGGAGTACGATCCGAACCGCACGGCCTTCATCGCCCTGGTCAAGTATCAGGACGGCGAGCTCGCCTACATCCTGGCGCCGCAGCGGCTGGCGGTCGGCGACACCATCGTCGCCGGCAACTATGTCGACGTGAAGCCGGGCAACGTCATGCCGCTCGGCAACATGCCGGTGGGCACGATCGTGCACAACATCGAGGTCAAGATCGGCAAGGGTGGCCAGCTCGCGCGTTCGGCCGGCACCTATGCCCAGCTCGTCGGCCGCGACCACGACTACGTCATCGTGCGCCTGAATTCGGGCGAGCAGCGCCTGGTGCACGGCCGTTGCCGCGGCACCATCGGTGCGGTGTCGAACCCGGACCACATGAACACCTCGATCGGCAAGGCCGGCCGCAAGCGTTGGATGGGCCGCAGGCCTCACAACCGCGGTGTCGCGATGAACCCGATCGACCATCCGCACGGCGGCGGCGAAGGCCGTACCTCCGGCGGTCGTCACCCGGTCACTCCATGGGGCAAGCCCACCAAGGGCAAGAAGACCCGCACCAACAAGTCGACCGACAAATTCATTCTCTTGAGCCGCCACAAGCGGAAGAAGTAA
- a CDS encoding 50S ribosomal protein L23, with protein MKTIDPRHYDIILAPVVTEKATFASEHNKVLFKVAAKATKPQIKEAIEKLFDVKVKSVNTLVRKGKTKVFRGHFGSQSDSKRAIVTLEEGHRIDVTTGL; from the coding sequence ATGAAGACCATCGATCCGCGCCACTACGACATCATCCTCGCGCCGGTCGTGACCGAGAAGGCGACTTTCGCGTCGGAGCACAACAAGGTTCTGTTCAAGGTGGCCGCCAAGGCGACCAAGCCGCAGATCAAGGAAGCGATCGAGAAGCTGTTCGACGTCAAGGTCAAGAGCGTGAACACGCTCGTCCGCAAGGGCAAGACCAAGGTGTTCCGCGGTCATTTCGGTTCGCAATCGGACAGCAAGCGGGCGATCGTGACCCTCGAAGAGGGCCACCGGATCGACGTCACCACCGGACTGTAA